In the Phaeobacter piscinae genome, ATTTGACGGTCGGTCTCCTCAATCTCGGCGCTGGCTTTGGTCACCTTTACGGCAAAATCCAGCATCGCACGCTGGCGCGGCTCCAGCGGGGCGACGCGGTAGTTCATCACCAGCATCTCGCCGAGCTTTGGATCGCCTGACAGCTGGCGCACTGCAGCACCATGGGCCGTTAGGCAATAGAAACAGCTGTTGATGGCGGAGACCACCACCGCGATCATCTCGCGTTCCAGCTTTGACAACCCGCTGTCCGCCAGCATCAGGTCGTTATACATCCCGGTAAAGGCGTTGAGCTTGTCGATGTCGAACGCATTGGCACGCAGCACGTTGGGCACCATGCCCAGCTTCTCCTGGCAGATGTCGAAGTATTTCTGCGTCTCGGGCGGAAGCGGGTCCACCATCGGCAGGTCAAGCGCGGTGGGTGCGTTGGTGTCGCGAGTCATGGGTTACACTCCCTCTGGGTTGTGGCGATAGTGGTAACGCCCGGTGCGCTGCATGCCAAGTGAGGCATATAGACCGTTTGCACCAGCATTGGCCTCGGTGCAGAGAACCGCCAATTCGCGTGCGCCCTGATCGGCGGCCCACTGCGCAGCGCGGTGCATCAGCCAAACACCCATACCCTTGCGGCGTTGATGAGACAGGATTTCCAGCGCGTGGATCATGGCGATGCTGTCGTGGATCGCCACAAAGCCGCTGCCCCCCGGAGAATCGTCACACCGGCCCAGCAGCGAAGTCTTCGGCCCTGCAACCCGTTGCATCACTGCAAAGCGCTCGGGGCCGATGCCCCCCTCGGCCCAGATTTCATGCTGGATCGCCAGCGGCTCCCAGACGCAGAAGGCTGTCACGGGCGGGATCTCCACCGTGCAGAGCTGCTGAACCGGGCACGTCCAAAGCACCACTGGATCCTTGATCACATAGCCCCGCGCGGCGAGCTGCGCATCAAGGGCGTCCTGACCATCGCGGATCATGAACAGAGGATCCTGTCCCATATCGCCCATGGCCTGTTCGGCGGCGGTGATCTCCGCCTCGCTGGCGTGACCTGTGGTGACAGTGGCCGCTGACACGCGGCTGCCGCCGCCAGCGCCCCGGCGCAGGGTTACCGGGCCAAGCTGCCGCATTTCAGCGGCGGGCCATGTGTGGTCGGTGACGTCGTAATACTTGGGGTCGGTCAGAGAGTGAGCAGTCGTCAAAGATCAAGATCCCGCGCCAGCGCTGTGATCGCCGCATCCACCCGCGCGCCATCGGCACCCCGAACCACCACATTGGCGCCAAAGGCACCGTTTTGTTGGAATGGGTAACAGCCGATGGAGAGGTCATCATAGGCCTCGGCAATGGCGGTCAGGATGGGGGCGATATCGCCCTCGCCCCGCTGCACACGCAGGGTCTGCGACAACAGCGGCGCGCCGCCGGTGAGCGTGGGCAGCACCGAGGCGACCATGGCCTGAAACACGCTGGGCACACCGGCCATCACATGCACATTGCGCAGGGTGAAACCGGGGGCTGTGGAGACCGGGT is a window encoding:
- a CDS encoding peroxidase-related enzyme (This protein belongs to a clade of uncharacterized proteins related to peroxidases such as the alkylhydroperoxidase AhpD.) produces the protein MTRDTNAPTALDLPMVDPLPPETQKYFDICQEKLGMVPNVLRANAFDIDKLNAFTGMYNDLMLADSGLSKLEREMIAVVVSAINSCFYCLTAHGAAVRQLSGDPKLGEMLVMNYRVAPLEPRQRAMLDFAVKVTKASAEIEETDRQILRDHGFSDRDIWDIANVTGFFNMSNRVASATGMVPNDAYHAQHR
- a CDS encoding GNAT family N-acetyltransferase; this translates as MTTAHSLTDPKYYDVTDHTWPAAEMRQLGPVTLRRGAGGGSRVSAATVTTGHASEAEITAAEQAMGDMGQDPLFMIRDGQDALDAQLAARGYVIKDPVVLWTCPVQQLCTVEIPPVTAFCVWEPLAIQHEIWAEGGIGPERFAVMQRVAGPKTSLLGRCDDSPGGSGFVAIHDSIAMIHALEILSHQRRKGMGVWLMHRAAQWAADQGARELAVLCTEANAGANGLYASLGMQRTGRYHYRHNPEGV